CTGATCGCCTCGGCTGATTTTGGCCTCTACCGGCCCTTCCCCGATCCTGAGCGCGCCGAGCGTATGGCGCTGATCTGACCAAGCCTGCGCCGACGAAACACGAGCGCCGCACCGCAACGGAAAATCCCCCGCCAGCGATTGACGGGGGATTTGCTAATTTTTGCAGCGCGTCGACTTACAGTCCGTAAAGCGCGCCGAATTTGTCTTCCAGATAGCTCAACAGCGGCTCCGGGCTGGGCGCCATGCCTGCCGCATGGGTGATGGTCTCAACCGGGCTGCGCAGCCCGCCATGGGTTTGCAGATTATCACGCAGCCAGCTCGTTGCGGCGACCGTATCACCCGCCGCCAGCTGCGCATCCAGATCCGGCACTGCCTGACGCAGCGCGTCATAAAGACAGCCGGCATAGACATTGCCCAGCGAATAGGTTGGGAAATAGCCAAACAGCCCCACCGACCAATGCACGTCCTGCAAACAGCCATTGGACGGTTTGTCGACGTCATAGCCAAAATCAGCGGCAAAACGGTCATTCCAGGCCGCTTCCAGATCCTGCACCTGCAAATCGCCCGACATCAGCGCGCGCTCCAGATCAAACCGCATCATCACATGCAGATTATACTGCAGCTCATCGGCCTCGGTGCGGATGTAGCCGTTGTGAACCGCATTCACAGCCGCATAGAACGCATCGGCATCTGCAATGCCAAAGTCACCAAACTGCGACACCATCTGGTCAAACAGCCACCCGGTAAAGGCACGGCTGCGGCCCAGCTGGTTCTCATAGATCCGGCTCTGGCTTTCGTGCACCCCCATAGAGACACCCCGACCGAGTGGTGTCAGCAGATAGGCCTGATCAATGTTCTGCTCATAGGCAGCATGACCGACCTCGTGAATGGTGGAGTAGAAACAGTTGAACGGATCATCATCGCTGGTCCGCGTGGTCACGCGGACATCCAGACCGCTGCCGGAACAGAAGGGATGCACCGCCTTGTCGACCCGACCATGGCGCATCTGATAGCCAAAAGTCTCGGCCAGCGTGGTGGTCAGCGCCATCTGCTTGTCTGCATCGAAATGACCGCTGACGCCCTTTGGCGCGGGTTTTTCCAAAACCCGGGCGCGCAGATCAACCAAACGCGGGCGCATGGCATCAAACAGCGCAGCGATCTCGGCGGCGGTGGTGCCATGTTCGTAATCGGCGATCATCGCGTCATAGACGTCACCCCCGGCGGCCAACGCCTGCCCCTCTTCGCGTTTTAGCGCGACCACTTCCTCCAGCACCGGTAGGAAGGCTGCAACGTCCTCAGCAGCACGGGCAGCTGCCCATTTCCCCTGCGCCTCGGAGGTGACGCGGGCGATGCGTTTCGCCAGATCACCCGGCACTTTGACAGCACGCTCATGACTGCGACGGATCTCGCGCAGCTGGGCGGTACCCACCTCATCCGGGGCCTCGGCCCGTGCCAGCCAGTCGGCCACCTGCGGGTCAGAGCGACGGGCGTGCAGAACGGCCTCAATCGCCGCCATTTCTTCGCCCCGCTGGGGGGCGGCACCGCGTGGCATCATGGTTTCCTGATCCCAGCCCAAACGGCCGGCAATCTGGCCAAGCGCCTGGGTGTCACGCTCATAGGCCATCAGGTCGTCAAATGCGCTCATTCTCAGTGATCCTTAATCGAAGTTGCAATGGGATAACCCGACAGATACCGCGCCCTGAGGATCAGGACCCAGAGACAGACAGCCATCAGCTGATGCAGGATCGCGATCTGCCAGGGTGCGGCATAGAGCACGGTGACGATACCAAGGACCATTTGCAACAACAGCGCCGCAAAGACCGCGTTAAAGGCAAAGCGCGTGCGTGGATGGGCGCTGCCACGGCCCCGCAGCCAGACCACCACGCCAAAGGCCAGCAAGAGATAGCCGCTGACCCGGTGAATGAACTGCACAAGGCCGGGGTTTTCAAAAAAGTTGGTCCAAAGCGGCTGCAACATAAACGGCTCAGGCGGCAGGATTTGACCCGCCATCAGTGGCCAATCAGTATAGGACCGGCCTGCATCAATGCCTGCCACCAGCGCACCGAGGATGATCTGCAAAAAACTGAAGTGCAGTAACCCGGTGGAGAGACCAAACAGCTTGGCCTCCTTCGCCCGACGGGCCTGCATCAGATCACGCTCTTCGCGTCCCAGCAGGAACATGTACCAGGCGATGAAGCCCAGAATGACAAATGCCAGCCCCAGATGGGTCGCCAAGCGGTAAGACGCAACAGAGGTCATGCCCTCGCCCTGCGTTACACCAGAGGCCACCATCCACCATCCAATAGCCCCCTGAACAGCGCCCAGAAGGCCGGGCAACGCCAATCTTCCGGCCCACCCAACGGGGATCTGCCGTGTAACCGCAAAGCCGAGGAATCCAAGCGCCCAAACCAAGCCAATCACCCGTCCCAATTGGCGATGGCCCCATTCCCACCAATAGATCTCCTTGAAATCCGCCAGCTGCATCCATTGATTTTCAATGCGCCACTGATCGATTTCCTTGTATTTGTCGAACTCTGCCTGCCAATCTGCCTCGCTCAGCGGTGGCATGGCACCGGTCACAGGCCGCCATTCGGTGATCGACAGCCCACTGTCGGTCAGCCGGGTCAGCCCGCCGACAACAATCATCGCCACCACCAGCGCAAAGAGCACTGCCAACCACGCACGAATGGCGCCCCTTGCGCCGCGACGGGTGCGGTCAATACCGCCGGGTGTCGCCTGTGGGCGTTCTTGCGGCTCGTTGCCAGAGACCTCTTCGAAAATGCTGCGCTTGCTCATGCTTGCCTCTTCCAATTTCTCGTCAAGCTAGGCCGCATGTTCGGCCCCGTCCAGTGGGCGACTATGCTGCAAATCCGCCCGAAGTCGCGCCTCAGTCGCGTTTTTCCTTCCAGCGGACCATCTGTCGCATGATCCCATGCAGCATCTGAACGTCTGCGCGGGTGAGCGGCATCCGGCTGAACATATTGCGGAACACGGTTTTCATGCTGGGCGCCTTGTCGGGCGGAAAGAAGAACCCTGCGTCGTCCAGCCGGTCCTCATAATGATTGACCAGCGCGTCTACATCCGCGTGGCTGGCCCAGTCGGATTTGCCAAGGTCAGTCACGACCGGGGCAACCTCTGTCACCTGGCGGCGCCATTCATAGGCCGTCAGAAGTACGCATTGGCCGAGGTTAAGCGAGGCAAATTCAGGATTTACGGGAACAGAGATAATGGCATTGGCCCGGGCGATATCCTCGTTCTCGAGGCCTGCTCGTTCGGGGCCGAACATCACCGCAACCTTCTCACCTGCCGCGATCTTCTCAGCGGCCAGTTTCATGGCTGCTTCCGGGCTATAGACCGGTTTGGTCAACTCGCGTGGGCGCGCCGTGGTGGCGAAAACGAAATCGCAATCCTCAATCGCACCCGCAAGATCCTCAGCGAGCCGCGCCTCATCCAGCAACCGCCCCGCGCCCGAGGCCATGGCAACGGCCTTGGGGTTAGGCCAGCCATCGCGCGGCGCCACGATGCGCATCCGGTCAAGCCCGAAGTTCCACATCGCGCGGGCGGCAGCGCCGACATTCTCACCCATCTGCGGGCGTACGAGGATAAAGGCGGGTTGTGGGGTATCGCTGGGCATCCGTCTCTCCAAAAAACCTGCACTGCTCTAGTCGGCACAGGCGTGATGGGCAAGGCCGCGCGGGGCGACTTCTGCGGGAAACCCGCTATATTCCATATATATCAGCGCTGCATCACACGGAAATAACCCGCTCGGGATGTCGCCAAATCCTTGCGTCCAGTGGCAAATGCGCTAAACACCGACAACCACTGAACAGGAGCCCTCCCCATGGACAGCCCCGCTGACGCCCCCGAAACGCCGCAGATCTATCTGACGACGCCCCCCAGTTTTGAGCTCGGCCGCTTTCCCGACCAATTGGCACGGGTGCTGGATTCGGTGGAAATTGCCTGCGTTCGTCTTGAGCTGGCCAGCCGCGATGAGGACACGCTGAGCCGGGCCGGTGATGCCCTGCGCGCCGTGGCCCATGCCCGCGATGTGGCAATTGTGATCGCGGATCACCAGATCCTTGCGGAACGCCTGGGCCTTGACGGAGTCCACCTCTCGGACGCGGCCCGCCCGGTTCGGGCGGCGCGTAAAGCGCTTGGCACCGATGCGATTGTCGGCAGCTTCTGCGCGGCGTCGCGTCACGATGGTCTGACCGCCGCCGAAGCCGGTGCAGACTATGTCAGTTTTGGCCCCGTTGGGACCTCAGGTCTGGGCGATGGCAATCAGGCTCAGAAAGAGCTCTTTGAGTGGTGGTCCCAGATGATCGAAGTGCCAATCGTGGCAGAGGGCGGCCTCACACCTGAGCTGGTCCGTAATCTGACCCCCTATACGGATTTCTTCGGTATCGGAGATGAGATCTGGCGCGAAGAAGATCCCCTCATGAGCCTGCGCAACCTACTGGCGGCGATGGAGGGCTAAAAGCCCCCCAGCCGAATGTAGCGCAACAGACGCCCATGACAGAACACCTGACCGGCGCTCACTTCCGGTCAGAGGAACAGCCGCTCTACGCACCAGTAGCCACCGATCAGCGCAATGGTGAAACTGGCCGGGATGGCGACCCTGCCCCGATATTTCGGATGCCGCCAGAACCAGAACCCGAGGAGCGCATAGGCCGCCCCGACGACGGTCAGCTGCCCCAGTTCGACGCCCACATTGAACCCCAGCAGTGCCGGCAGGAACTGCGCATCCGGAAGACCGAATTCACCCAGCACCGAGGCAAACCCCAGCCCGTGCAACAACCCGAACCCAAAGATCACCAGCGTTCGCCAGCTGTGCAGTTTACGAGCAAAGATATTCTCGACCGCAACAAACACAATTGACCCGGCAATCAGTGGCTCCACAATGGCAGGATTGATCTGCACCAGCCCCAAAGCGCCAAGCGCAAGGGTGATGGTATGCGCCACCGTGAAGGCGCTGATCTGCCAGATCAGAGGTCGCAGCCGGGTGCTGAAGAAAAACAACCCCAGCACAAACAGGATATGATCCAGCCCCTTTGGCAGGATATGGGTGTACCCAACGGGGATATAGTCAACGAACGCCTCGCTCGGCGTCTGCGCCAGTCCGCCTGAAAGGGGAATGGTCGGGGTGGTTTCACCACCTTGCAGGTAGCCGGTGTAGGGACCTTCAACACCGTTTTGGCGCAGGACCACGCCGCCCGACCCTTTTGGCCAGCCCAGTTTCAGCCCCCGCGCACCTTCCGGGATTACCCCCGAAAGCCGCAGCAAGGTACTGCGTGGCAGGGCAATGTCCCCCGGCTCCGGGATTTCAATCGCGGTCACCTCCATTGCGATATCACCACGCGCTTCCACCTGAAGGCTCTGCAGCCAGTCTTCTGCGAACAGCTGCACCATAGGCGCCAGCTCATCCGGTCCAAGCGCCCGCAGGTCGTCATAGTCCTGCGCCTGAATGGCCGTATCGGTATCAACCATGCCATCCAGATCAATACCTGCCACAAAAGCCTCAGCGTTGATCCGCAGATCCATGGTCAGCTGATCGCCGGAAATCTCAAAATCCGCAATCGTCGGCGTGACTTCATGGGCGAAGCCGCTAGAGTGTGAGACGCTCCAGAAGAGCAGGACCAGCAGCAGACGCCTCAGGTGATGCCTCCAGCGGATCGACCTTCCGCGCGGCACCTGCGCCACCCGCTGCCAATGTCTGTCACCAACCGTCCCAGCCAGAGGTCTCATCTGCGCCATGCGTTTTGCCCGCCCTGTTGCCTTTTTTCTGCTCGCGCTTGCCGCAAACACCGTCGGTCGCGCTGCCCTTGCTCACGAGTTTTGGATTGCGCCAGAAAAATATCAAGTAAAATTAGGCGCCTCGGTTCAGGCGGATCTGCGCAACGGGCAAATATTTAGCGGTGCGCGGTTGCCGTATTTCGATCGAAATATCGCCCGGTTCGAGACCTGGGAGCAGGCGGGGGTCCGCCCCTATGGCGGACGGATGGGCGACATGCCAGCACTTCAGTTGGAGCCCCCGGCGGAGGGGCTGCTGGTTGTGGTTCACGAGACCACGCCGGACCATCTGACCTACGACAGCTGGGAGGATTTCGCCAAATTCGCAGCCCACAAAGACTTCCCCGATATCGAACAGCGCCATAACGCCCGCGACCTGCCCCGTGAAGGGTTTGTGGAGCGTTACACCCGCCACGCAAAATCGCTGGTTGCTATTGGCAGTGGCGCAGGAGCGGACCGCGCCGTTGGCATGCTCACCGAATTTGTCGCATTGGCCAACCCCTACAACGATGATCTCAGCAGCGGTCTGCCAGTCGAACTGCAATTCCGGGGCCACCTACGCGCAGACGCCCAGATCGAAGTTTTTGAGCGGGCCCCGGATGACACTGTGTCCGTTACATTGCTCCGCACTGACGCTGGTGGCCGCGCCGTGGTGCCTGTGAAATCAGGCCATACCTATCTCCTGGATGCGGTGGTCCTGCGCCCCGTGGATCCTGAGGCTGCATCCCAGACTGATAGCGCAACCACAGGCAAGCCCGCGCCGGTCTGGCATACGCACTGGGCTGCTCTGACTTTCGCCATTCCCTAGTTCGGTTGCGGCTTGCGGGGGGCGAAAAAACGCGGCAATACGGGTTTTATGACACAGCCTCCGCATGTTCCCGCCTCACATCAATCTGACGCCACGCCCCTGTCCGGTGGTCCCGCCTCAGCGCAGCCTGATATCCTCTGCATCGGATCGGTGCTCTGGGATATCATTGGCCGCTGCACTGCGGAAATGCAGCGTGGATCGGATATGCCGGGGCGGATCACCCGCCTGCCCGGCGGTGTGGCGATGAACATTGCGATGACCTTGGCCCGTTTTGGCCTGCGCCCGGCCCTCCTGAGCGCCATCGGTCGTGATGCCGAAGGGGATGAACTGGTCCATGCCTGCGCCCATCTTGGCCTGATCACCGACCACCTCTACCGCTCTGAGGATCTGCCCACCGACCGCTACATGGCGGTCGAGGGCGCCAATGGTCTGATAGCCGCCATCGCAGACGCCCATTCTCTTGAGGCCGCAGGTGCGAAAATCCTGCGTCCGCTGATCGATGGCGCTCTTGGCAGCAAGGATGCACCATATAGCGGCCCGGTGGCGCTGGACGGCAATCTGACCTTGTCTCTGCTGGATGACATCACCGCCAACCCGGCCTTTGCGAAGGCGGATCTGCGCGTCGCCCCCGCCTCACCCGGCAAGGCTGAGCGTCTGCGACCGTTCCTGCTGCGCAGCTGTGGCACACTTTATGTGAACCTTGAGGAAGCAGGCCTGCTCTGTCAGGACGAATTCACCGACAGCCCCACCGCCGCCCGCGCCATGCTGGATCGCGGCGCCGCACGGGTATTGGTCACGGATGGGGGCAGCACCGCCACCGAAGCTGACCATAACGGGCTGATCACCCAGGCCCCGCCGCGCGTGACCGTCGCGCGCGTGACTGGCGCTGGCGATACCTTCATGGCTGCACATATCGCAGCCGAGGCCCGCGGCGAAGACCGCGAAACCTCTCTTGCATCGGCACTGAAGGCCGCTGCAACCTATGTTTCAGGAGAACCACCCCTTTGATTAACATGACATTTTCCGCCGAAGTCGCTGCAGCCCGCGCCTCCGGCCAGGCCATCGTCGCGCTTGAAAGCACCATCATCACCCACGGGATGCCCTATCCGCAGAACGTCGAAGTTGCCGCACAGGTTGAGGCCGATATTCGCGCCGCCGGCGCCGTACCCGCCACCATGGCCGTGATCGACGGCGTGCTGCACATCGGGCTTGAAGCGGAGCAACTGCAAGCGCTCGGCCAGGCCAAGGACGTCGCGAAGATTTCGCGCGCGGATATGCCCGCCTGTATCGCAACCGGCGGCACTGGTGCCACCACCGTTGCGGCGACCATGATCGCAGCACGGCTGGCCGGGATCAGCGTTTTTGCCACCGGCGGCATCGGCGGGGTCCATAAAGGCGCAGAAACCAGCTTTGATATTTCCGCCGACCTTATGGAGCTGGCGCAGACCCCGGTCACCGTGGTGGCTGCGGGCGCAAAGGCGATCCTCGACATCCCCAAAACGCTTGA
The nucleotide sequence above comes from Phaeobacter inhibens DSM 16374. Encoded proteins:
- a CDS encoding thiamine phosphate synthase — its product is MDSPADAPETPQIYLTTPPSFELGRFPDQLARVLDSVEIACVRLELASRDEDTLSRAGDALRAVAHARDVAIVIADHQILAERLGLDGVHLSDAARPVRAARKALGTDAIVGSFCAASRHDGLTAAEAGADYVSFGPVGTSGLGDGNQAQKELFEWWSQMIEVPIVAEGGLTPELVRNLTPYTDFFGIGDEIWREEDPLMSLRNLLAAMEG
- a CDS encoding DUF4198 domain-containing protein, producing the protein MRFARPVAFFLLALAANTVGRAALAHEFWIAPEKYQVKLGASVQADLRNGQIFSGARLPYFDRNIARFETWEQAGVRPYGGRMGDMPALQLEPPAEGLLVVVHETTPDHLTYDSWEDFAKFAAHKDFPDIEQRHNARDLPREGFVERYTRHAKSLVAIGSGAGADRAVGMLTEFVALANPYNDDLSSGLPVELQFRGHLRADAQIEVFERAPDDTVSVTLLRTDAGGRAVVPVKSGHTYLLDAVVLRPVDPEAASQTDSATTGKPAPVWHTHWAALTFAIP
- a CDS encoding RNA methyltransferase encodes the protein MPSDTPQPAFILVRPQMGENVGAAARAMWNFGLDRMRIVAPRDGWPNPKAVAMASGAGRLLDEARLAEDLAGAIEDCDFVFATTARPRELTKPVYSPEAAMKLAAEKIAAGEKVAVMFGPERAGLENEDIARANAIISVPVNPEFASLNLGQCVLLTAYEWRRQVTEVAPVVTDLGKSDWASHADVDALVNHYEDRLDDAGFFFPPDKAPSMKTVFRNMFSRMPLTRADVQMLHGIMRQMVRWKEKRD
- a CDS encoding carboxypeptidase M32; protein product: MSAFDDLMAYERDTQALGQIAGRLGWDQETMMPRGAAPQRGEEMAAIEAVLHARRSDPQVADWLARAEAPDEVGTAQLREIRRSHERAVKVPGDLAKRIARVTSEAQGKWAAARAAEDVAAFLPVLEEVVALKREEGQALAAGGDVYDAMIADYEHGTTAAEIAALFDAMRPRLVDLRARVLEKPAPKGVSGHFDADKQMALTTTLAETFGYQMRHGRVDKAVHPFCSGSGLDVRVTTRTSDDDPFNCFYSTIHEVGHAAYEQNIDQAYLLTPLGRGVSMGVHESQSRIYENQLGRSRAFTGWLFDQMVSQFGDFGIADADAFYAAVNAVHNGYIRTEADELQYNLHVMMRFDLERALMSGDLQVQDLEAAWNDRFAADFGYDVDKPSNGCLQDVHWSVGLFGYFPTYSLGNVYAGCLYDALRQAVPDLDAQLAAGDTVAATSWLRDNLQTHGGLRSPVETITHAAGMAPSPEPLLSYLEDKFGALYGL
- a CDS encoding HupE/UreJ family protein, which gives rise to MAQMRPLAGTVGDRHWQRVAQVPRGRSIRWRHHLRRLLLVLLFWSVSHSSGFAHEVTPTIADFEISGDQLTMDLRINAEAFVAGIDLDGMVDTDTAIQAQDYDDLRALGPDELAPMVQLFAEDWLQSLQVEARGDIAMEVTAIEIPEPGDIALPRSTLLRLSGVIPEGARGLKLGWPKGSGGVVLRQNGVEGPYTGYLQGGETTPTIPLSGGLAQTPSEAFVDYIPVGYTHILPKGLDHILFVLGLFFFSTRLRPLIWQISAFTVAHTITLALGALGLVQINPAIVEPLIAGSIVFVAVENIFARKLHSWRTLVIFGFGLLHGLGFASVLGEFGLPDAQFLPALLGFNVGVELGQLTVVGAAYALLGFWFWRHPKYRGRVAIPASFTIALIGGYWCVERLFL
- a CDS encoding pseudouridine-5'-phosphate glycosidase is translated as MINMTFSAEVAAARASGQAIVALESTIITHGMPYPQNVEVAAQVEADIRAAGAVPATMAVIDGVLHIGLEAEQLQALGQAKDVAKISRADMPACIATGGTGATTVAATMIAARLAGISVFATGGIGGVHKGAETSFDISADLMELAQTPVTVVAAGAKAILDIPKTLEVLETQGVPVIAYGQNSFPAFWSATSDLAAPLRMDSAAEIARAHATRQAMDLPGGQLIANPIPADDQIAAEDLAPVLAQAQSEADAQGVVGKAVTPFLLQRIFELTEGRSLTANIALVRNNARLAAEIAKELVNLKQ
- a CDS encoding PfkB family carbohydrate kinase, with amino-acid sequence MTQPPHVPASHQSDATPLSGGPASAQPDILCIGSVLWDIIGRCTAEMQRGSDMPGRITRLPGGVAMNIAMTLARFGLRPALLSAIGRDAEGDELVHACAHLGLITDHLYRSEDLPTDRYMAVEGANGLIAAIADAHSLEAAGAKILRPLIDGALGSKDAPYSGPVALDGNLTLSLLDDITANPAFAKADLRVAPASPGKAERLRPFLLRSCGTLYVNLEEAGLLCQDEFTDSPTAARAMLDRGAARVLVTDGGSTATEADHNGLITQAPPRVTVARVTGAGDTFMAAHIAAEARGEDRETSLASALKAAATYVSGEPPL
- the ctaA gene encoding heme A synthase, giving the protein MSKRSIFEEVSGNEPQERPQATPGGIDRTRRGARGAIRAWLAVLFALVVAMIVVGGLTRLTDSGLSITEWRPVTGAMPPLSEADWQAEFDKYKEIDQWRIENQWMQLADFKEIYWWEWGHRQLGRVIGLVWALGFLGFAVTRQIPVGWAGRLALPGLLGAVQGAIGWWMVASGVTQGEGMTSVASYRLATHLGLAFVILGFIAWYMFLLGREERDLMQARRAKEAKLFGLSTGLLHFSFLQIILGALVAGIDAGRSYTDWPLMAGQILPPEPFMLQPLWTNFFENPGLVQFIHRVSGYLLLAFGVVVWLRGRGSAHPRTRFAFNAVFAALLLQMVLGIVTVLYAAPWQIAILHQLMAVCLWVLILRARYLSGYPIATSIKDH